The Candidatus Binatia bacterium genome contains the following window.
CGGTCGAGAGCGCGACCCAGCCGACGACCTGGTTCGCCGAATCGTAGCCGATGGCATAGGAGAACGGCTTGGTCACGGGCGCGAAGCGGACGGCGCCGGGCAGCACGCCCTTGCAGTCGAACTTCGCGCAGTCGAGCGTGTAGTAGCTCTTGCCGAGCGCCATGTATTCCTGACGGTTCTCCAGGATCTCATCGGCTGCGGAGTCGGCCGAGGGCGCGCCCGCTGGCGCGCCGGAAGGGTCGGCCGAGGTTTCCGCGCGGGCGACGCCGGCCGAGGCGCAGAGCCCGAGCATGACAGCTAAAGCGGCGGCGACACGCCCCGCACCTCGCCCCCACCCCTTCGTCATCCGGTGTCCCCCGGTCACCCGCCCGCGAGACACAGCGCGCCGCCTGCCCTCGTCTGCGCCCGGTGCGCCGCCGGTCATGCCTCGACGATCATCCGCCCGCGCATTTCCAGGTGCAGCGCATGGCAGAACCAGGGACAGTAGTACCAGTACACTCCCGGCTTGCCGGCCTGGAACGTAACGCTCTCCGAGCCCTGGGGGTTCACCAGCATGTTGATGTCGTGCATCGAAAGGGAGAAACCGTGGCAGAGGTCCTCGACGTTGTCGAGGTTCGTCTGGATCACCTGGACGGTGTCGCCGGTCTTCACGGTAAATTGCTTGATTCCGTACTCGGGCGCGACCGAAGTCATCCATACCCGGACGAAGTTGCCCTTGCGAATGACCTTGTTGTCCTGAAGCGGGTTGACGCCATCCTCCTTGGCCCAGGCGTTGATCATGTCGTACTTGCCGCCGGTGCGCGGGCTGATCTCCGTCGGCCTGAGCATGTACGCCGGAAGGATGATGGCATCATGAGGTTCCGGGTACTGGGGGCCATCGTGGACGAGCACCATCTGCTCGCCGGAGATGTCGATGAGCTGATCGTTGTCCGGATGCAGCGGGCCAACCTTGAGGAAGCGGTCCTTGGAGAACTTGTTGAGCGAGACCAGCCACTTGCCGTCCGCCTGGTTAGTCTCGCTGAGCGAGGCGTTGACATGGCCGGGCTGGAAGTTGACGTCGAGCTTCTGTCGAATCGGGTTCGGCGGCGTCTCCGAGGACTTCTCCTTGGCGTTTTCGATCGCGTAGGCCTTGATCGCGTCGGCGATGTTCCACTTCGTGATGACGGAATCGATGAAGATCGAGGTGTAGGCGTTGCCCCGGTTGTCGAATGCCGTGTGCAGCGGTCCGAGGCCGACCTCGGGCTGGGCGACGATGCAGTCCTCCGGCTTGATCTTGCCGTCGAAGGCGTCCTGGAGCCTGTCGATCTGGATTACCGTGCAGACCGGGGCGAGCTTGCCCGAGCACACGGCATACTTGCCCGTGGGGTCGACGTTGACGCCGTGCGGGTTTTTCGGAACCGGGATGCGCAGGACGAACTTGCCATTCGGCCCGCGGGCGTCGATGACCGGCACCTTGCTGTCGCCGAGGGTGATCGTCTGGCCCGCCGCGACGGCCTTCTCGATCTCCCGCAGGTTGAAGACGTAACAGCAGTCCTTCGGAAGCTCGAGGAACCCGGGAAGCGCCGTGGCCTCTTCGAGGTTATAGCAATTGGCGAAGGACCATTTGTCCTCGTAGTCC
Protein-coding sequences here:
- a CDS encoding nitrous-oxide reductase — encoded protein: MDENEKKEKKENKEAEQDTGVGTRRDFLLAGAAIGTGLLGAGTLAGCEKTGGLAAPVSAQQMQPPAALLKADPSLRTNVPPGQLDPYYGIWSGGQSGEMRVLGIPSCRELKRIPVFNRDSATGWGITDFSKQLLGGTQAGDTHHGHLSYKNGTYDGRYAFINCKLSGRLARVRLDTFETDRIVQLPNSQGTHGIFPQRKDCRLVLCNSEFRTPLPNDGRDLDDPKKYAALHTAVDVETMEVKWQVMIEGNLDLCATDYEDKWSFANCYNLEEATALPGFLELPKDCCYVFNLREIEKAVAAGQTITLGDSKVPVIDARGPNGKFVLRIPVPKNPHGVNVDPTGKYAVCSGKLAPVCTVIQIDRLQDAFDGKIKPEDCIVAQPEVGLGPLHTAFDNRGNAYTSIFIDSVITKWNIADAIKAYAIENAKEKSSETPPNPIRQKLDVNFQPGHVNASLSETNQADGKWLVSLNKFSKDRFLKVGPLHPDNDQLIDISGEQMVLVHDGPQYPEPHDAIILPAYMLRPTEISPRTGGKYDMINAWAKEDGVNPLQDNKVIRKGNFVRVWMTSVAPEYGIKQFTVKTGDTVQVIQTNLDNVEDLCHGFSLSMHDINMLVNPQGSESVTFQAGKPGVYWYYCPWFCHALHLEMRGRMIVEA